The following DNA comes from Flavobacterium sp. N3904.
TGACTGGACTAAAAATAGGAAATAATGTTCGTTTTTCAGGAATAAATGTGGGAACCGTAAGTGAGATTGAACTCATTAACGACTCGACTGTCGCAGTAAAATTAGTAATCAAAGACGAAGTAAGAAAGTTTATAAAAACAGATGCCAAAGCAAGTATTGGTTCCGATGGTTTAATGGGAGATAAAGTACTTACCATTTCTCCTGGAACAAAATCAAAAAGTAGCGTAAAAGACAATGCAAGGATTGCTTCAATAAGTGCAATCGAAATAGAAGACATAATGAAGGGCGTAAAAACCACAGTTGACAATGCGTCTGTAATTACAGATCAGCTTGCAGAATTTAGTTATAAAATAAATAATGGAAATGGAACACTGTCCAAACTCTTGATGGATGAAAAAATGGGACAAAAGCTTGATGCCACTTTATCCAATTTAGAGATCGGCACAAAGGGATTTAGCGAAAATATGGACGCCGCAAAACACAACTTTTTACTGAAAGGCTATT
Coding sequences within:
- a CDS encoding MlaD family protein — protein: MYKESGFTWKLGMFVAIGLILFIGTIYFVGKQKNLFGTTFTLQSQFKTVTGLKIGNNVRFSGINVGTVSEIELINDSTVAVKLVIKDEVRKFIKTDAKASIGSDGLMGDKVLTISPGTKSKSSVKDNARIASISAIEIEDIMKGVKTTVDNASVITDQLAEFSYKINNGNGTLSKLLMDEKMGQKLDATLSNLEIGTKGFSENMDAAKHNFLLKGYFNKKEKAAAKKKEEIQKENESKTKAAAKKQEETQKEKDKKSKNDNQ